The following is a genomic window from Lactococcus carnosus.
TGAGTTTGATAATCCCGTAAACCATAGTGTAGCCAAGCGCTATCAACGCATAGACACTGCCGAGAATCAAGCCGTTTACAATAATTTGCATTGCTTTTCTCCAATTTATATTCTTAATAAGATAATATTGTCTAACAAATGTAGACAATTATTCTATTTATTTTACCATAATTTTCAGAAAATTCAAGATGCTTGATCATTTTAATTACTTGATAAACTGGGAAGATTTATAAAGTAAACATTGCTTCTTGATCTGAAATAATGCGAAATCATCCACCATTTATAGCGTAAATTTAGGTCTATTTTTTAATAAAGTCAATTTATTTTAGATTTTTTGCCTTTTTTTATCTAATTTGTGGTAAAATATTAACTATATTACTTAATTTTTGATTAAGAAAGGGAATCACATGGGAAAACATGATCAACCATCGCTAATTTATACTAAAAAAAATGCAGTGAAACTCGCATTAAGTACTGGGACAATTGCTGGCGCATTCGCTTTAACGACTGTCACAGCATCCGCAGACACCTATATCGTAAAGGCTGGAGATACACTTTCAGGCATTGCGGCAAAGTATGATACATCTGTGAGCGCACTCTCTAAACTCAACAACATTCAAAATATTCATCATATTAGTATCAACCAAAAGATAGAAACGAGTCAAGCAGTGCAGGTTGAACCTTCTAAACCAGCAGAACAAGCAGCTACTGTAAACTCTGAGTCAACCGTGCCGACTGATGCCTCTCAGGCATCAGTCAACACAGCAACACCAGCAGTGACTTATGTCGTTAAAGCAGGTGATACACTTGGTGCCATCTCAAGCAAGCAAGGCGTCAGTGTTGCAGAGATCGTCAAACAGTCTAACCTTCAGGATGCTAACCTGATTTATGTTGGTCAAACACTCCTCATCAAACCTGAAGTCAAGGCAAAGCCACGTATCGTTCCCAAAGTAATCCCTGCTGTAACCTATAAGGTTAAAGCAGGAGAATCTCTTTGGCAAATTGCCAATGCTGAAAAAGTAACAATTGCTGAGATTGTTAACCATTCAGGTATTCATAATGCCAACTTGATCTATGTCGGCCAAGAATTAATCATCAAACCTGCTGTCACAATCTATGTAGGTGGTGCACTCAGTATCTCAGCATCAGATTTAGCCAAACAAGCAGGACTTTCTGAAACAGCTGCACAAAATGCGATTGATATCGCCAATCACTTGATGGGACAAGAAGGCTTTACTGTGCAAGGTGCTGCTGGTACTTTAGCCGTAGCTCAACGCGAATCAGGATTTAATCCTGAAGCCATTAATCCCTCTGGTGGTGTAGCTGGTATCTTCCAATGGTCTGGCTGGTCAAATAACATCAACGGCAATCGTTGGGGTCGGGCTAGTGAAAAAACATTGTCGATGCCCGTTCAACTAGAACTGGTCTCTACCGAACTAAACAGTAATTTTAAAAACGTCAAAACTTTAGTAGGCAATGCTACTGATCCTAAACAAGCAAGTTTAGATTGGACTGTTTATTATGAAGGGGTTGCCTTAAGTGACCCGCAAACAAAAGAGAAAGCACTATTGGCTAATGCTGAAAAATGGTACGATCTACTTAAAGACCATGTAACCGGTACAGAGGCAGATGCAGTTGATGTCCCGTTTGATGTTACCAAAGGCGCTTATAGCAGCACTGGAAATACCTATGCTTCTGGTCAATGTACTTGGTATGTGAAAGACATATTCAAGGCACGCATGGGCGATTACTGGGGAAATGCCAAAGACTGGGCAGCTTCAGCAAAACGTGAGGGCGTTCCAGTTGACCATAACCCAATAGCCAACCAAACGATTGCTGTCTTTCAACCTGGTAGTGCTGGGGCAGATGCAACCTATGGCCACGTTGCAGTTGTTATCGGTGTAAATGGCGATAGCATAACGATCAAAGAGATGAACGGTGCAGCAGGAATTGGCAAAACAAATACAAGAGTCATTCCTAAATCAGCTGCAACTTATATTCATATGACCTATTAATACACATAAAAAAAAGCTGTCTGAGGACACCTTTTTTTATGTTGTAAAATTGCTTAGATATGACAACCCTATTGCGGGTTAACCACTTCAGCAGATACTTCTTTGCCTTTTTCAAGCTTGACAAGATAGGCAGATTTAACTGGATCATGAAACTTGTTAATTGTAATCGTACCAGTCACACCCTTGAAATCCTGCAATTTAGCAAGGCCTTTAGCGATATCAACTGACGTTTTAGCATTTTCAGCAGTTGCCGCCGCTTTAACCATCATGACCGCATCGTAAGCACAGGCTTCATAGGTAGAAGGTACTGTGCCATATTTTTCCTTATATTTTTTGATAAAAGCCTCTGTCTTATTGTTTGCCGGTTTTAAACTTGAAAAACCTGATACAAAATAGACATTAGTAGCAGCTTTTTCTCCTGCTAATGCTGTAAAGGTAGGATCTGCTAACACATCGCCCCCAACAATTGGCATTGACATTCCTAAGTCACGGGCTTGTTTGACAAGGATACCCGCCTCTTGATAGTAACCTAATACAATGAGTGTCCCAAATTTTTCATTTGATAATTTAGATAGTTGAGCCTGGAAGTCTTTTTCACCAGCTTGATAAGTAGCCACTTCGACAATTTTACCTTTATACTTATCTTTAAAGTTTTGAAAGAGACCCTTTGCATAGTCCGATGAGTTGTCATAGTAGACTGCGACCGCGTCATCCTTTAAGCTATTTGTTACAAAATCAGAGATGACTTTCCCTTGGAATGAATCCGGGAAAATGGCACGAAATACATACTTCTCAACTTGATTTCCCTTGTGTGTCAACTCATCATTAGTTGATGTTGGGGCAACAATGGGCACTGCAAATTTAGTCGCGTTAGGAATCATCGCCTTAGTTTGGGAAGAGGCATTCGTCCCAATAACAGCATTGACCTTATCATTTGACATCAAATTTGCGGCAACCGTTGCTGACTCGGCATTATCAGATTTGTTGTCCTTCTTGCTGACTTCAATTTTTTTACCATTTATGCCGCCAGAAGCATTTAGTTCTGCGACTGCCATGTCAGCACCACGTTCACTCCCTTTACCATACGCGGCTAGGGCGCCAGTCATTTCAATATCATACCCGATCTTAAATGTTTTGCCGATAGCATTGCCATTAGCACTCCTAGCAGCTCCTGGAGGTGCACAAGAGGCCAGTGTCATGACTGCTGCTGCAGTTATCACACCCACCAAAACTTTAGACATTTTTTTCATGGTATTCTCCTA
Proteins encoded in this region:
- a CDS encoding phage tail tip lysozyme — encoded protein: MGKHDQPSLIYTKKNAVKLALSTGTIAGAFALTTVTASADTYIVKAGDTLSGIAAKYDTSVSALSKLNNIQNIHHISINQKIETSQAVQVEPSKPAEQAATVNSESTVPTDASQASVNTATPAVTYVVKAGDTLGAISSKQGVSVAEIVKQSNLQDANLIYVGQTLLIKPEVKAKPRIVPKVIPAVTYKVKAGESLWQIANAEKVTIAEIVNHSGIHNANLIYVGQELIIKPAVTIYVGGALSISASDLAKQAGLSETAAQNAIDIANHLMGQEGFTVQGAAGTLAVAQRESGFNPEAINPSGGVAGIFQWSGWSNNINGNRWGRASEKTLSMPVQLELVSTELNSNFKNVKTLVGNATDPKQASLDWTVYYEGVALSDPQTKEKALLANAEKWYDLLKDHVTGTEADAVDVPFDVTKGAYSSTGNTYASGQCTWYVKDIFKARMGDYWGNAKDWAASAKREGVPVDHNPIANQTIAVFQPGSAGADATYGHVAVVIGVNGDSITIKEMNGAAGIGKTNTRVIPKSAATYIHMTY
- a CDS encoding ABC transporter substrate-binding protein, encoding MKKMSKVLVGVITAAAVMTLASCAPPGAARSANGNAIGKTFKIGYDIEMTGALAAYGKGSERGADMAVAELNASGGINGKKIEVSKKDNKSDNAESATVAANLMSNDKVNAVIGTNASSQTKAMIPNATKFAVPIVAPTSTNDELTHKGNQVEKYVFRAIFPDSFQGKVISDFVTNSLKDDAVAVYYDNSSDYAKGLFQNFKDKYKGKIVEVATYQAGEKDFQAQLSKLSNEKFGTLIVLGYYQEAGILVKQARDLGMSMPIVGGDVLADPTFTALAGEKAATNVYFVSGFSSLKPANNKTEAFIKKYKEKYGTVPSTYEACAYDAVMMVKAAATAENAKTSVDIAKGLAKLQDFKGVTGTITINKFHDPVKSAYLVKLEKGKEVSAEVVNPQ